One Setaria italica strain Yugu1 chromosome I, Setaria_italica_v2.0, whole genome shotgun sequence DNA window includes the following coding sequences:
- the LOC101770996 gene encoding uncharacterized protein LOC101770996 yields MSIATSRLVLALAGVLLVAMAGRCSGDDHGHRRELADGCQQSGTLRPDKGHSCDECCKAGKSYPTYRCSPPVVSGSTKAIMTLNDFDAGGDGGDPSKCDEKFHKNTERVVALSTGWYAGGKRCGKNVRINAKGKSVLAKVVDECDSLHGCDSEHAFQPPCRPNVVDASQAVWDALGITGDEVGEYGITWSDALRTPGIGDHDDSKLNQRGSDYKYYMDHQMTIPNKATTLLSARKMSTTSLLVLALAGLLLVTFPSLCGGSAAHRLEKCHPSGTLQGPRTGHTCGECCKAGHFYPTYRCSPPVTRHTKAIMTLNDFDEGGDGGDKSECDGKYHKNTERVVALSTGWYHRGKRCHKHIQIHAKGRSVLAKVVDECDTLHGCDKPHAYQPPCRPNIVDASKAVWDALGITGEEVGEYPITWSDA; encoded by the exons ATGTCGATCGCCACCAGCCGCCTCGTGCTTGCATTGGCGGGCGTCCTGCTGGTCGCCATGGCAGGCCGCTGCAGCGGCGACGATCACGGCCACCGACGCGAGCTGGCCGACGGGTGCCAGCAGAGCGGCACGCTGCGGCCGGACAAGGGCCACTCGTGCGACGAGTGCTGCAAGGCCGGGAAGTCCTACCCGACGTACCGGTGCTCGCCGCCGGTCGTCTCCGGGAGCACTAAGGCCATCATGACGCTCAACGACTTCGACGcgggcggtgacggcggcgaccCGTCGAAGTGCGACGAGAAGTTCCACAAGAACACGGAGCGCGTCGTGGCGCTGTCCACGGGCTGGTACGCCGGCGGCAAGCGATGTGGCAAGAACGTAAGGATCAACGCCAAGGGCAAGTCCGTGCTCGCCAAGGTCGTGGACGAGTGCGACTCCCTCCATGGCTGCGACAGCGAGCACGCATTTCAGCCGCCGTGCCGCCCCAACGTGGTCGATGCGTCACAGGCCGTGTGGGATGCGCTGGGCATCACCGGGGACGAGGTCGGCGAATACGGGATCACGTGGTCGGATGC ATTGAGGACTCCGGGCATTGGTGATCACGATGATTCTAAGCTTAATCAACGAGGGAGTGACTATAAATACTACATGGATCACCAGATGACCATacccaacaaggcaacaactcTTCTCAGTGCTCGCAAGATGTCGACGACCAGCCTCCTCGTGCTTGCTCTGGCAGGCCTCCTGCTCGTCACTTTCCCAAGTCtctgcggcggcagcgccgcccACCGCCTGGAGAAATGCCATCCGAGCGGCACGCTGCAGGGGCCGAGGACCGGCCACACGTGTGGGGAATGCTGCAAGGCCGGGCACTTCTACCCGACGTACCGGTGCTCGCCGCCGGTCACCAGGCACACCAAGGCCATCATGACGCTCAACGACTTCGacgagggcggcgacggcggggacaAGTCGGAGTGCGACGGCAAGTACCACAAGAACACGGAACGCGTGGTGGCGCTGTCCACGGGGTGGTACCACAGGGGCAAGCGCTGCCACAAGCACATCCAGATCCACGCCAAGGGCAGGTCCGTGCTCGCCAAGGTCGTGGACGAGTGCGACACCCTGCACGGCTGCGACAAGCCGCACGCGTACCAGCCGCCGTGCCGCCCCAATATCGTCGACGCGTCCAAAGCCGTGTGGGACGCGCTGGGCATCACCGGGGAGGAGGTCGGCGAGTACCCTATCACCTGGTCGGATGCATGA
- the LOC101769790 gene encoding GEM-like protein 4, which yields MKTSSGSHVIGVAVTSKAYAIEEGTRDRPAAKKDGDRLAVSLTHPSPYASFSYKHSSKGQENHWVNKLGRRAQSFRDHVTLGPKLSETVKGKLSLGARILQAGGVERVFRHAFSAEKGERLVKALQCYLYTTGGPIAGMLFVSTRRIAFRSDRSLAVTSPAGDVVARVPYKVVVPLRRIKRVRPSENADKPEQKYIQVATVDGFEFWFMGFVSYQRCCKYMLQVISEL from the exons aTGAAGACGTCGAGCGGCAGCCATGTGATCGGAGTGGCAGTCACCTCCAAGGCGTACGCCATCGAGGAGGGGACGAGGGACCGGCCGGCGGCTAAGAAGGACGGCGATCGCCTTGCGGTCTCGCTGACGCACCCGAGCCCCTACGCGTCTTTCAGCTACAAGCACA GCAGCAAGGGTCAGGAAAACCACTGGGTGAACAAGCTGGGAAGACGAGCTCAGAGCTTCAGGGACCATG TGACACTGGGGCCGAAGCTCTCGGAGACGGTGAAGGGAAAGCTGAGCCTGGGCGCGAGGATCCTGCAGGCTGGTGGCGTGGAGCGCGTGTTCCGGCATGCCTTCTCGGCCGAGAAAGGCGAGCGGCTGGTGAAGGCCCTCCAGTGCTACCTCTACACCACCGGCGGCCCCATCGCCGGGATGCTCTTCGTCTCCACCCGCAGGATCGCCTTCCGCAGCGACCGCTCCCTCGCCGTCACCTCCCCGGCCGGCGACGTCGTCGCCCGGGTTCCCTACAAGGTGGTGGTTCCCCTCAGGCGGATCAAGCGGGTGAGGCCGAGCGAGAACGCCGATAAGCCGGAGCAGAAGTACATACAGGTGGCGACGGTGGACGGCTTCGAGTTCTGGTTCATGGGGTTCGTCAGCTACCAGAGATGCTGCAAGTACATGCTCCAGGTGATCTCCGAGCTGTGA
- the LOC101770195 gene encoding putative GEM-like protein 8: MEGSTTEGHVVGIPVNNRVYGIEEPDEFPIPVSSRAYGIEEPDLAYGIEEPEFLAEETPDHGGFPSSFQSSYDANRSTTADRPTSKHGRKGDNIAQGIKEHVTLGPKLSDTVKGKLTLGAKILQAGGVEKMFRQWFSVDKNEKLLRSSQCYLSTTAGPIAGLLFVSTARVAFRSDRSLAVSSPRGDRARVPYKVTIPLRKMKAVRPSENKHRPEQKYVQLVTNDGFEFWFMGFVSYNRSLQHLEQAVAYAQQAQ; encoded by the exons ATGGAGGGGTCGACGACTGAAGGTCATGTGGTTGGGATCCCGGTGAACAACAGGGTTTACGGAATCGAGGAGCCGGATGAGTTCCCCATCCCGGTGAGCAGCAGGGCTTACGGCATCGAGGAGCCGGACTTGGCTTACGGCATCGAGGAGCCGGAGTTCCTTGCGGAAGAGACGCCCGATCATGGAGGATTCCCGAGTTCCTTCCAATCCAGCTATG ATGCTAACCGCTCGACGACCGCCGATCGGCCGACGAGCAAACATGGCAGGAAGGGAGACAACATCGCTCAGGGCATCAAAGAACACG TGACCCTCGGTCCCAAACTTTCCGACACGGTGAAGGGGAAGCTCACGCTGGGCGCGAAAATCCTccaggccggcggcgtggagaAGATGTTCCGGCAGTGGTTCTCCGTGGACAAGAACGAGAAGCTGCTCAGGTCCTCGCAGTGCTACCTCTCGACGACGGCCGGGCCGATCGCCGGCCTGCTCTTCGTGTCCACGGCGCGGGTGGCCTTCCGCAGCGACCGGTCCCTGGCGGTGTCCTCCCCGCGCGGCGACAGGGCGCGCGTGCCCTACAAGGTGACGATCCCGCTGCGGAAGATGAAGGCCGTCCGGCCCAGCGAGAACAAGCACCGGCCGGAGCAGAAGTACGTGCAGCTCGTCACCAACGACGGCTTCGAGTTCTGGTTCATGGGCTTCGTCAGCTACAACCGGTCGCTGCAGCACCTGGAGCAGGCCGTCGCGTACGCGCAGCAGGCGCAATGA